One window of Sphingobacteriales bacterium genomic DNA carries:
- a CDS encoding GrpB family protein, with protein sequence MTKILIENYSPQWAETFQQLKTVYLQNLGNLVSDIQHVGSTSVVGLAAKPIIDIDIIIDDPKKLDAVIEKLAVLGYEHRGDLGIKDREAFKRSSEQTPFDGSFRIWEKHHLYVCLLGSISLNNHLAFRDFLRNHADKAKEYGALKKNLAQKYPFDIDLYVDGKTSFIINILQLAGFVQTDLDDIVKSNTIPLKK encoded by the coding sequence ATGACCAAAATACTAATTGAAAATTATTCACCACAATGGGCAGAAACATTTCAACAACTTAAAACAGTTTATCTCCAAAATTTGGGCAATCTTGTTTCTGATATTCAGCATGTCGGCAGTACTTCTGTGGTAGGATTGGCTGCAAAACCCATTATAGATATTGACATCATCATTGATGACCCCAAAAAATTAGATGCGGTAATTGAAAAACTTGCTGTCCTGGGTTATGAACATCGGGGTGATTTGGGTATAAAAGACCGGGAAGCATTTAAGCGAAGTTCAGAACAAACCCCTTTTGACGGCTCATTCAGGATTTGGGAAAAACACCATTTATACGTTTGTCTTTTAGGCAGTATCAGTTTAAATAATCATTTGGCTTTCCGTGACTTTTTAAGAAACCATGCGGACAAAGCCAAAGAATATGGAGCACTGAAAAAGAATCTGGCTCAGAAATATCCTTTTGATATAGATTTATATGTGGATGGTAAAACCTCGTTTATTATCAATATTCTCCAGTTAGCCGGATTTGTTCAAACAGATTTAGATGATATAGTAAAGTCAAATACTATCCCTTTAAAGAAGTAA
- a CDS encoding IS110 family transposase, protein MPSAFRGIGRITATIVLAETNLFKNFNNAKQVTKYTGLDIVQRESGTFKGKQRISKHGNSFLRAALYMPALSAVRYNMPIKDLFDRITDKSGIKMKGITAASRKLLCLMCSMEKNKKDFDSHYHQKRVEATTAKSNKLAHCL, encoded by the coding sequence GTGCCGTCAGCATTCCGGGGTATTGGGCGCATCACGGCTACGATTGTGCTGGCTGAAACTAATTTGTTTAAGAATTTTAACAATGCCAAGCAAGTTACCAAGTACACAGGACTTGATATAGTACAAAGAGAGTCCGGCACTTTTAAAGGCAAACAACGCATCTCAAAGCACGGAAATAGTTTTTTGAGAGCAGCACTCTATATGCCGGCACTATCAGCAGTAAGGTATAATATGCCTATCAAAGACTTGTTTGACCGAATAACTGACAAGAGTGGCATAAAAATGAAAGGCATCACGGCTGCAAGCAGGAAACTGCTCTGTTTAATGTGTTCCATGGAAAAAAACAAAAAAGATTTTGATAGTCATTACCATCAAAAACGGGTAGAAGCTACTACTGCCAAATCGAATAAGCTTGCACATTGCCTGTAA
- a CDS encoding transposase has translation MGIDVSSKSHSVRIGYKLPIEETVHIGEEKTFANDDQGHEALLAYVTKFTHPDCTNRVFVMEATGIYHEDLAYYLDKSGAFVTVVLPSRAMAYKKSENVLSKTDGIDARLLVKMGLRRP, from the coding sequence ATTGGCATAGATGTATCTTCTAAGAGCCATTCGGTTCGTATTGGATACAAACTGCCTATAGAGGAAACGGTACATATTGGAGAGGAAAAGACCTTTGCCAATGATGATCAGGGTCATGAAGCCTTGTTAGCGTATGTTACTAAATTCACCCACCCAGACTGTACTAACCGTGTTTTTGTGATGGAAGCTACGGGCATTTACCATGAGGATCTGGCTTATTATTTGGACAAGTCAGGAGCTTTTGTAACTGTTGTATTGCCCAGTAGAGCGATGGCATACAAAAAATCGGAAAATGTATTGTCAAAAACCGATGGTATAGATGCCCGCTTACTTGTTAAAATGGGCTTGAGAAGACCTTAG
- a CDS encoding serine hydrolase gives MIKTNLITGFLMFVLSFNVAQSQDLNLAKLDSLVDLLAMSNKALGSVAISKEGKILYSRAIGHIGTQNGKKKPANINSKYRIGSITKMFTAVMIMQLIEEKKLTLNTPLSKFYRKIPNAKKITISHLLKHQSGIFNFTGDPEYPTYMMYPHSEKEMVSIISKPDPEFEPGTKTSYSNANYVLLGFIVQKLTKDSYQQALSERITSKLRLRNTYFGNKANLQKNEARSYKWQMNDWQIEPETDMSIPHGAGAIVSTPTDLTKFIEGLFNHKLVKESSLKQMMNMTDGLGIGMFQFPFGEKKAFGHNGGIDGFASTLGYFPDEKIAIAYCTNGQAYPMNDILIGLLSIYFNQLYNLPNFKTIEVPPASLDQYTGVYSSSQIPLKITVTKEKDALKAQATGQPAFTLEPAAKDVFKYDPSGVVMEFLPDKNQMTLKQGGGVFLFIKD, from the coding sequence ATGATAAAAACAAACCTGATTACAGGGTTTTTAATGTTTGTGCTTTCCTTTAATGTCGCGCAAAGTCAGGATTTAAACCTTGCCAAACTCGATAGTCTGGTAGATTTGCTTGCTATGAGCAACAAAGCCTTGGGAAGTGTTGCCATTTCCAAAGAAGGTAAAATACTGTATTCAAGAGCAATTGGACATATCGGCACTCAAAACGGAAAAAAAAAACCGGCTAATATCAACTCAAAGTATCGCATTGGTTCAATTACCAAAATGTTCACGGCTGTGATGATCATGCAATTGATAGAAGAAAAAAAATTGACTTTAAACACCCCTTTGAGCAAGTTTTACCGGAAAATACCCAATGCAAAAAAAATAACAATCAGCCATTTGCTAAAACACCAAAGCGGGATCTTCAATTTTACCGGTGATCCGGAGTATCCGACTTATATGATGTATCCTCATTCGGAAAAAGAAATGGTTTCAATTATTTCTAAACCTGATCCGGAATTTGAACCGGGAACAAAAACTTCATACAGCAATGCCAATTATGTTTTATTAGGTTTTATTGTTCAAAAACTCACTAAAGATTCCTATCAACAGGCTTTGTCCGAAAGAATTACTTCTAAATTAAGACTTCGGAATACTTATTTTGGCAATAAAGCCAACCTCCAAAAAAACGAAGCACGTTCCTATAAATGGCAAATGAATGATTGGCAAATAGAGCCCGAAACTGACATGAGTATTCCACACGGAGCCGGAGCAATTGTATCAACTCCAACCGATTTGACCAAATTTATTGAGGGTTTGTTCAACCATAAATTGGTAAAAGAGAGCAGCCTGAAACAAATGATGAACATGACAGACGGTTTGGGCATCGGTATGTTTCAGTTTCCTTTTGGTGAAAAAAAAGCTTTTGGTCATAATGGAGGCATTGATGGGTTTGCTTCTACTTTGGGTTATTTTCCGGACGAAAAAATAGCCATTGCTTATTGTACAAACGGACAGGCATATCCGATGAATGACATCCTGATCGGATTGCTGAGTATTTATTTTAATCAGCTTTACAACCTGCCCAACTTTAAAACTATAGAAGTTCCACCGGCTTCCTTAGATCAATATACCGGTGTTTACAGCAGCAGTCAAATACCTCTTAAAATAACTGTAACTAAAGAAAAGGATGCTTTAAAAGCACAAGCAACCGGTCAGCCGGCTTTTACCCTTGAACCTGCTGCGAAAGATGTGTTTAAGTATGACCCTTCAGGGGTTGTGATGGAGTTTCTTCCGGATAAAAATCAAATGACTCTAAAACAAGGCGGAGGAGTCTTTTTATTTATAAAAGATTAG
- a CDS encoding PDZ domain-containing protein yields the protein MRRLPFYFTLTVFMAILSGIALFVQAQDSQSGMKKYEVVIDNSEAGKSNKGFMGVMLNINKDKNIENGVETVNSTITITEVIKDSGAEKAGLKAGDVIMSVNGTDVSKDSDLLGKALENTKAGDQITMTYLREGQTASTTLVLGERPPMEEKKMIWIDKSEASNSNKGFMGVMLDINKEETVEDGKTESSSTITITEVIKDSGAEKAGLKSGDVILSINGSDVSGDGDLLFKALENTKAGDVVRVTYLRDGQKANASLTLGKQPENQMMQRKQEYKSSGGCANMEKSAGCCAGGAKDSKKTFLGVVGETLTAELIAENNFKKNLQGILISEVVKGSAAEQAGLQTGDVLTHINKEDMETMEELVRTIGAMLPGDKVTVKFQRNGKNKKAEATLLEKGKMEGGCCSKGSTPHCESKERKGTWMGKDNMEKVIIIKDGQQGDVVFMNENGEETRIKMVKVIITEPNDDEMQILSSAMDKIANNSDAKTITNQPEALGINNLSLFPNPNQGQFTLSFDAASNQPTSVRISDLSGREIYREDITNIEGNYTKELDISSNSEGIYFLQIVQGDKILVKKLLLQQ from the coding sequence ATGAGACGTTTACCATTCTATTTTACTTTGACGGTTTTTATGGCAATCTTATCAGGAATTGCACTTTTTGTACAGGCTCAGGACTCCCAATCGGGAATGAAAAAGTACGAAGTTGTGATTGATAATTCGGAAGCAGGTAAGAGCAACAAAGGTTTTATGGGTGTGATGTTAAACATCAACAAAGATAAAAACATAGAAAACGGTGTTGAAACCGTAAATTCAACTATCACGATTACCGAAGTAATTAAAGACAGTGGTGCTGAAAAAGCAGGTTTAAAAGCCGGCGATGTAATTATGTCTGTCAATGGTACAGATGTGTCGAAAGACAGCGATTTGCTTGGCAAAGCTTTGGAAAACACAAAAGCCGGCGATCAAATAACAATGACTTATTTGCGTGAAGGTCAGACTGCTTCTACGACCCTGGTTTTGGGAGAACGGCCTCCCATGGAAGAAAAGAAAATGATTTGGATTGACAAATCGGAAGCCTCCAACAGCAACAAAGGATTCATGGGCGTGATGTTAGACATAAATAAAGAAGAAACGGTTGAAGACGGTAAAACTGAAAGCAGTTCTACTATTACTATCACCGAAGTAATTAAAGACAGTGGTGCTGAAAAAGCGGGACTAAAGTCCGGTGATGTCATTTTGTCTATCAATGGATCAGATGTATCCGGAGACGGCGATTTGCTATTCAAAGCTTTAGAAAACACCAAAGCCGGTGATGTGGTACGGGTAACCTACCTTCGCGATGGTCAAAAAGCCAATGCTTCTCTAACCTTGGGCAAACAACCTGAAAATCAAATGATGCAGCGAAAACAGGAATATAAAAGCAGCGGCGGTTGTGCAAATATGGAAAAATCTGCCGGATGTTGCGCAGGTGGTGCTAAAGACAGCAAAAAAACTTTTCTTGGTGTAGTAGGTGAAACTTTAACTGCTGAACTAATTGCAGAAAACAACTTTAAAAAGAATTTACAAGGTATTCTAATCAGCGAAGTGGTAAAAGGCAGTGCCGCTGAACAAGCCGGACTACAAACAGGCGATGTGTTGACTCATATTAATAAAGAAGACATGGAAACAATGGAAGAACTTGTTAGAACCATTGGCGCTATGTTGCCGGGTGATAAAGTTACCGTGAAATTTCAACGCAACGGGAAAAACAAAAAAGCAGAAGCGACCTTGTTAGAAAAAGGTAAAATGGAAGGAGGATGTTGTTCAAAAGGTTCAACTCCCCACTGCGAGAGTAAAGAAAGAAAAGGCACCTGGATGGGAAAAGATAATATGGAGAAAGTGATTATCATCAAAGACGGGCAACAGGGCGATGTCGTATTTATGAATGAAAACGGCGAGGAAACCCGGATTAAAATGGTCAAAGTAATCATTACTGAACCTAACGATGATGAAATGCAGATTTTGAGTTCGGCTATGGACAAAATTGCCAATAACTCAGATGCAAAAACCATCACAAATCAACCTGAAGCATTGGGTATCAACAATTTGTCTTTGTTTCCAAACCCAAATCAAGGTCAATTTACCTTGAGTTTTGATGCAGCTTCCAATCAACCGACTTCTGTAAGAATTAGCGACTTGTCGGGAAGGGAGATTTATAGAGAAGATATTACCAATATTGAAGGTAACTATACTAAAGAACTCGATATTTCAAGCAATTCAGAAGGCATTTATTTTCTTCAGATTGTACAGGGTGATAAAATTTTAGTGAAAAAACTGCTCTTACAACAATAG
- a CDS encoding response regulator transcription factor — protein MEPNEIKILIADDEPDVLEFVRYNLQKENYTVITAPNGLKAIEMAKKHVPQLIILDIMMPELDGMQACKEMVLLPELKDTILVFLTARSEEFTQVMALDLGADDYITKPIRPRLLVSKIKSLLRRFQKVETTDDEEAILKVSDLIINKTTHSLTMKGQPIELPRKEFALLYLLASKPGRVFNREEILNKVWGTDVIVNDRTIDVHIRKLREKLGKGYIKTLKGVGYKFKPTKNMDE, from the coding sequence ATGGAACCAAACGAAATTAAGATTCTCATTGCCGATGATGAACCCGATGTACTGGAGTTTGTCAGGTATAACCTGCAAAAAGAAAATTACACCGTAATTACAGCCCCTAATGGATTGAAAGCTATAGAAATGGCCAAAAAGCATGTTCCGCAGCTTATCATTCTCGACATCATGATGCCCGAATTGGATGGGATGCAGGCCTGCAAAGAAATGGTATTGTTGCCTGAACTGAAAGATACCATACTCGTATTTCTGACTGCACGGAGCGAGGAATTTACCCAGGTCATGGCACTCGATTTGGGGGCTGATGATTATATCACCAAACCCATTCGGCCCCGTTTGTTAGTTAGTAAAATAAAATCACTCTTGCGTCGCTTTCAAAAAGTTGAAACAACGGATGATGAGGAAGCAATCTTGAAGGTTTCTGATTTAATCATCAATAAAACTACACATTCCCTGACCATGAAGGGCCAACCGATTGAGCTTCCGAGAAAAGAATTTGCACTCTTGTATTTGCTGGCCTCCAAACCCGGAAGAGTATTTAATCGCGAAGAAATACTAAATAAAGTATGGGGTACGGATGTGATTGTCAATGATCGGACTATTGATGTACATATTCGCAAACTTCGCGAAAAATTGGGCAAAGGATACATTAAAACCCTTAAGGGGGTTGGTTATAAGTTTAAGCCTACCAAAAACATGGACGAATAG
- a CDS encoding GNAT family N-acetyltransferase — MGLDFENKLTIRRINPAENIPYELLLMADDAVEAIDKYIYHSQIFICEIDNRQIALYVLKINNDQTAEIKNLAVIPEFRGFGIGTFLINHAIENLTSKGIKTLFVGTGETSEGPLKLYRKLGFTDYTVIKDFFIDNYPRPIYENGILLRDMIVLKRDLSLKDSTIK, encoded by the coding sequence ATGGGGTTAGATTTTGAAAACAAACTAACAATCAGAAGGATAAACCCGGCTGAAAATATCCCTTACGAGTTGCTTTTAATGGCCGATGATGCTGTGGAAGCAATTGATAAATATATTTATCACTCGCAAATCTTTATTTGTGAAATTGACAACCGACAAATTGCCTTATATGTGTTGAAAATAAACAACGATCAAACTGCCGAAATTAAAAACCTTGCGGTCATTCCAGAATTTCGGGGTTTTGGCATCGGAACTTTTCTGATCAACCATGCGATAGAAAATTTAACAAGCAAAGGAATCAAGACATTATTTGTCGGAACCGGTGAAACTTCTGAGGGCCCTTTAAAACTATACCGGAAACTTGGCTTTACAGACTATACTGTAATCAAGGATTTTTTTATAGACAATTATCCAAGACCAATTTACGAAAACGGAATATTGCTGAGAGATATGATTGTCCTAAAAAGAGATTTGTCTCTAAAAGATAGCACTATAAAGTAA
- a CDS encoding NAD+ synthase, protein MKIAIAQQNYHIGNFDSNAVKILAAIDQARQNGMDLIVFSELAVCGYPPRDFLEFSDFINRCHGVLEKIKAQSKGIAVAVGCPTVNPKTEGKDLFNSAYFISDGEVLHIANKALLPTYDIFDEYRYFEPSTTFETFVFKGKRIALTICEDIWNVGNENPLYPICPMDELVKQRPDVMINLSASPFHFNQANERIHTLKANAGRYDLPIFYSNCIGAQTELIFDGGSLVMDASGNIIDELPYFEEALRYYELPDNNIPVALSNDKTGEQPKQKIELIYGALVLGIKDYFSKLGFKKAILGLSGGVDSALVLTLAVHALGKDNVRSVLMPSQYSSDHSIDDAIHLANNLGSPYEIVPIRDMYQSYMDSIGPLFEGKPFDVTEENIQARIRANILMALSNKFGYIVLNTSNKSETAVGYGTLYGDMCGGLSVIGDLYKTEIYALCRYINREKEIIPANVLVKAPSAELRPNQKDSDSLPEYHELDQVLYQYIEKRQGPNELIAMGFDKALVAKTLRLVNINEFKRHQTPPILRVSSKAFGVGRRMPIVGKYLS, encoded by the coding sequence ATGAAGATTGCAATTGCACAACAAAACTATCATATTGGAAATTTTGATTCCAATGCAGTTAAAATTTTAGCAGCTATTGATCAGGCCCGTCAAAACGGGATGGATTTAATAGTATTCAGTGAGTTAGCGGTATGTGGATATCCTCCCCGCGATTTTCTTGAATTTTCTGATTTTATCAATCGCTGCCACGGGGTATTGGAAAAAATCAAAGCACAAAGTAAAGGGATTGCCGTTGCTGTAGGATGCCCAACGGTAAATCCGAAAACAGAGGGAAAAGATTTGTTTAATTCTGCCTATTTTATCTCAGATGGCGAAGTTTTGCATATTGCGAACAAAGCCTTGCTGCCAACTTATGATATCTTTGACGAATACCGGTATTTTGAGCCTTCCACAACGTTTGAAACTTTTGTTTTTAAAGGTAAACGGATAGCTTTGACAATTTGTGAAGATATATGGAACGTGGGCAACGAAAACCCTCTTTACCCAATCTGTCCGATGGATGAATTGGTCAAACAACGTCCCGATGTGATGATAAACCTCTCAGCATCGCCTTTTCATTTCAATCAGGCAAATGAGCGCATCCATACACTTAAAGCAAATGCCGGGCGGTATGATTTGCCAATTTTTTACTCAAATTGCATTGGAGCACAGACCGAGTTGATTTTTGACGGTGGGTCTCTGGTGATGGATGCAAGCGGTAACATAATTGATGAATTACCTTATTTCGAAGAAGCTTTGCGTTATTATGAATTACCGGATAACAATATTCCGGTTGCATTGTCGAATGATAAAACAGGAGAACAACCCAAGCAAAAAATAGAACTGATTTACGGCGCTTTGGTATTGGGCATTAAGGATTATTTTTCAAAACTTGGATTTAAGAAAGCCATCCTCGGATTGTCCGGAGGTGTAGATTCTGCTTTAGTCCTTACACTTGCAGTTCATGCTTTGGGGAAAGATAATGTGCGTTCTGTATTGATGCCTTCTCAGTATTCATCCGATCACTCGATAGACGATGCCATTCATTTAGCAAATAACTTAGGTAGCCCTTATGAAATAGTGCCGATCAGGGATATGTATCAAAGTTATATGGACTCCATAGGTCCTTTGTTTGAAGGCAAGCCCTTTGATGTTACTGAAGAAAACATACAGGCAAGAATAAGGGCAAATATCCTGATGGCACTTTCAAACAAATTTGGATACATTGTCCTGAATACTTCTAACAAAAGTGAAACGGCCGTAGGTTATGGTACTTTATACGGCGATATGTGCGGAGGGCTTTCGGTAATTGGTGATTTATACAAAACGGAAATCTACGCTTTATGCAGGTATATCAATCGTGAAAAAGAAATCATACCCGCGAATGTGTTGGTGAAAGCGCCTTCTGCTGAACTCAGACCTAATCAAAAAGACAGCGACTCTTTACCGGAATATCACGAATTAGATCAGGTATTGTATCAATATATTGAAAAACGACAAGGCCCAAATGAACTTATTGCAATGGGATTTGACAAAGCATTAGTGGCAAAAACTTTAAGACTGGTCAATATCAATGAATTTAAGCGGCATCAAACACCCCCAATACTCAGGGTGTCGTCAAAAGCTTTTGGAGTGGGTAGAAGGATGCCAATAGTTGGAAAGTATTTGTCCTGA
- the cas1 gene encoding CRISPR-associated endonuclease Cas1, producing MQLFIDSYGSYLGVKDGMFLVRTKNSEAPVQFAVRSIRAIYLTKGVVVSTGALWLALKCQIPVLLLNSIGQAEGQVWSGQFGSIATIRKNQALFCTHPDALIWLQHLMMQKIKHQLELLYKFEKSEDCPREFKDQFTLSQKILINMENRFKQWKYFSFPEENNWEKTLATFRGWEGNASKYYFKSLATLLPAEFAYTNRSRNPAIDPFNSLLNYLYGMTYSMVYLALIQAGIDPYCGILHADEYNKPTMTYDFVEIYRQWADETAIMLCRNGRLDAGLDFDHSETEGVRLNGRSKNVVISSFLNFTEQMVFYKKQNRKRITHIQMDAYRFATMLKQFKPEHQDLD from the coding sequence ATGCAATTATTTATTGACAGTTATGGCTCTTATCTGGGCGTAAAAGATGGAATGTTTTTGGTAAGAACAAAAAATTCTGAAGCACCTGTTCAATTTGCAGTAAGGAGTATTCGTGCAATATACCTGACGAAAGGGGTTGTCGTCAGTACAGGAGCACTTTGGTTAGCATTGAAATGTCAAATTCCGGTTTTATTACTCAATTCTATTGGACAGGCCGAAGGTCAGGTTTGGAGCGGCCAATTTGGGTCAATAGCCACAATCCGAAAAAATCAGGCACTGTTTTGTACTCATCCGGATGCATTGATTTGGTTACAACATTTAATGATGCAGAAAATAAAACATCAGTTGGAGTTACTTTATAAATTTGAGAAATCAGAAGATTGCCCAAGAGAATTTAAAGATCAGTTTACATTAAGTCAAAAAATTTTGATAAACATGGAAAACCGCTTTAAACAATGGAAGTATTTTTCTTTTCCCGAAGAAAATAACTGGGAGAAAACCTTAGCAACTTTTCGGGGATGGGAAGGTAATGCGTCTAAATACTATTTTAAATCTTTGGCAACTCTTCTCCCCGCTGAGTTTGCTTATACCAACCGCAGCCGGAATCCGGCTATTGATCCTTTTAACTCCCTACTTAACTATCTGTATGGCATGACCTATTCAATGGTGTATTTAGCCTTGATTCAAGCAGGAATAGATCCTTATTGTGGCATACTTCATGCCGATGAATACAACAAACCGACTATGACTTATGATTTTGTAGAAATTTACCGCCAATGGGCAGATGAAACGGCTATTATGCTTTGCAGAAATGGAAGGTTAGATGCCGGATTAGATTTTGATCATTCAGAAACTGAAGGTGTAAGACTTAACGGAAGGTCAAAAAATGTAGTTATATCTTCTTTTCTGAATTTTACAGAACAAATGGTGTTTTATAAAAAACAAAACCGGAAGAGGATTACACATATTCAAATGGATGCTTACCGTTTTGCCACTATGCTCAAACAGTTTAAACCGGAACATCAGGATTTGGATTAA
- a CDS encoding c-type cytochrome produces MKKIAIFLSLVIFLAACGGGQMTPPNQPTTIKKTSSSPEDDMLAQGKGIGEVKSVELGTPLDQARVGRGKSIYDMKCSACHKLTAERVVGPGWLGLTKTRKPEWIMNMITNVEVMLEKDPEAQKLLELCLTRMPNQNVSIGDARDVLEFMRQVDGEK; encoded by the coding sequence ATGAAAAAGATTGCTATTTTTCTAAGCCTTGTAATTTTCTTAGCTGCATGTGGAGGTGGGCAAATGACCCCTCCAAATCAGCCTACTACTATTAAAAAGACAAGTTCCTCTCCTGAAGACGATATGCTTGCACAAGGAAAAGGAATCGGAGAAGTTAAAAGTGTTGAACTCGGAACGCCTCTTGATCAGGCAAGGGTGGGTCGGGGTAAATCAATTTATGATATGAAATGTTCGGCCTGCCATAAACTAACCGCAGAGCGGGTGGTTGGCCCCGGCTGGTTAGGGTTAACAAAAACCCGAAAACCGGAATGGATAATGAACATGATTACCAATGTGGAAGTCATGCTCGAAAAAGACCCGGAGGCACAAAAGTTGCTGGAATTGTGTCTGACCCGTATGCCCAACCAAAACGTTTCAATCGGGGATGCCCGCGATGTGCTTGAATTTATGCGACAGGTTGACGGGGAAAAATAG
- the cas2 gene encoding CRISPR-associated endonuclease Cas2, protein MNNYIISYDISNDKLRQKISKLLTQKGCSRLQKSVHLAPKFSVKELEQLKNALQPLMSMLDPVSDSVMCITAPDSDMEKAYWHGSVETWKSITEPPLFDIL, encoded by the coding sequence ATGAATAATTATATTATAAGTTATGATATCAGCAATGACAAGTTGCGCCAAAAAATTTCAAAACTATTGACCCAAAAAGGATGTTCCCGTTTGCAAAAATCGGTGCATTTAGCTCCCAAATTTTCAGTGAAAGAATTAGAACAGTTGAAAAATGCCCTTCAACCCCTGATGAGTATGTTAGACCCTGTTTCCGATTCTGTGATGTGTATAACAGCCCCTGATTCTGATATGGAAAAAGCATACTGGCATGGCAGTGTTGAAACTTGGAAGTCAATAACAGAGCCTCCGTTGTTTGATATACTATAA
- a CDS encoding cytochrome C, whose product MSSFLKIIKWAGIALAIIAIFFIVFVQLSWNKKYDAPYPEVKASTDSSLIARGKYIVYGPAHCATCHVSKDKETEAENGLEIPLTGGREFDLPIGTYYSSNLTPDPETGIGKLTDGEIARTLRHSVGSDGRVIVPFMPFQGLSDEDLTAVISFLRSQEPVKNEVAKTKLNLLGKAIYAFGVLKPEGPKSDPPQKIAIDSTVEYGHYIANYVANCVGCHTARDMKTGEFIGEPFAGGLMLEPEPANKNYGFITPNLTPDKETGIMAHWDEATFIKRFKAGKLLPVMGMPWGSFSRMNEVELKAVYRYLQSLEPVKNKIPKVVFAPGEKFPH is encoded by the coding sequence ATGAGTAGTTTTTTAAAAATCATCAAATGGGCCGGGATAGCATTAGCAATAATAGCTATTTTTTTTATTGTATTTGTGCAACTTTCCTGGAATAAAAAATACGATGCGCCATACCCTGAAGTAAAGGCAAGTACAGATTCGAGCCTGATAGCAAGAGGGAAATACATAGTTTACGGGCCTGCACATTGTGCGACATGTCATGTATCGAAAGACAAAGAAACTGAGGCTGAAAACGGGCTTGAAATTCCATTAACCGGTGGTCGGGAATTTGACTTACCAATTGGAACCTACTATAGTTCAAATCTTACTCCCGACCCCGAAACAGGAATTGGAAAATTAACTGATGGAGAGATAGCACGAACCTTGCGACATTCAGTTGGAAGTGATGGCAGAGTGATTGTACCCTTTATGCCATTTCAGGGATTAAGTGATGAAGATTTAACAGCCGTGATTTCTTTCTTGCGTTCACAGGAACCGGTAAAAAATGAAGTTGCTAAAACTAAACTGAATTTATTGGGAAAAGCAATATACGCTTTTGGGGTTTTAAAACCTGAAGGACCTAAAAGTGATCCTCCCCAAAAAATAGCCATTGATTCAACTGTAGAATACGGCCATTATATCGCCAACTATGTGGCTAATTGTGTGGGTTGTCATACGGCAAGGGATATGAAAACAGGAGAATTTATTGGGGAACCATTTGCAGGGGGGCTAATGCTTGAACCAGAACCGGCTAATAAAAATTACGGGTTTATAACACCCAATCTTACTCCGGATAAAGAAACAGGCATTATGGCTCATTGGGATGAGGCAACATTTATCAAACGATTCAAAGCAGGTAAATTGCTGCCGGTAATGGGAATGCCTTGGGGATCTTTTTCAAGAATGAATGAAGTGGAGTTAAAAGCAGTCTATCGCTATCTTCAATCTTTGGAACCGGTTAAAAACAAAATTCCAAAGGTTGTTTTTGCTCCCGGAGAAAAATTCCCACATTAA